In one window of Xiphophorus hellerii strain 12219 chromosome 23, Xiphophorus_hellerii-4.1, whole genome shotgun sequence DNA:
- the LOC116714407 gene encoding uncharacterized protein LOC116714407, with product MELPCLPTETPTSASSCSTDPMYDNCPPFGQRDRAREKEMESRAVFPLVTRLLGSSSPLVPALAEVHTVVVGGREPGSWPDRSYCSCRGTLGGQAWESELSSSKNKGGGQQGVDWQAEDGAYRSQSPCPSHSEEHRSALSLYDNLTDTRIADSLEEVFDIEMNLQEHFDEHAYTSWAPEHIQGLMQGDPLGKEKNLWLPCDILLTEGCGKQHQSPDPDKKQEPELDSGSCAQEDPMLSFPQQRLTEGPPQPSHSQDLWPLAETKHLKETPLSVRVPPPVPLADPSASALRSILTGLQQQIIKQREEYEERIISLEQRNEELEVEVVRLKTNLSQQRHWYQVVQAKIVESERAKVAAELRNATLQREMDQFFDTFGELNNEAKKTEYIVKSF from the exons ATGGAGTTACCCTGTCTCCCAACTGAGACCCCCACCTCAGCCAGCTCCTGCTCCACGGATCCCATGTACGACAACTGCCCACCTTTTGGCCAGCGGGACAGGGCCAGGGAAAAGGAAATGGAGAGCAGGGCTGTGTTTCCTTTAGTAACCAGACTCCTTGGGTCCAGCAGCCCTTTGGTCCCAGCTCTGGCTGAGGTTCATACAGTGGTTGTTGGAGGAAGAGAGCCTGGCTCCTGGCCAGATCGCAGCTACTGCAGCTGTAGAGGGACCCTGGGAGGACAGGCCTGGGAATCAGAGCTTAGTTCTAGCAAAAACAAAGGAGGAGGACAACAGGGAGTGGACTGGCAAGCAGAGGATGGGGCTTATCGGAGCCAAAGCCCCTGTCCGTCGCACAGCGAGGAGCATCGCAGTGCTTTGTCTCTGTATGACAACCTCACCGACACAAGAATAGCTGACAGCTTGGAGGAGGTCTTCGACATAGAAATGAACTTGCAAGAGCATTTTGACGAGCACGCATACACCTCATGGGCCCCTGAGCATATCCAAGGACTGATGCAGGGCGATCCTCTGGGCAAAGAGAAGAACCTCTGGTTGCCTTGTGACATCCTCCTTACCGAAGGTTGTGGTAAACAGCACCAGAGTCCAGACCCAGACAAGAAGCAGGAGCCAGAGCTGGACTCAGGATCCTGTGCTCAAGAGGATCCGATGCTGTCATTTCCACAGCAACGCCTCACAGAAGGTCCTCCGCAGCCAAGCCACAGCCAGGATCTGTGGCCCCTTGCTGAAACCAAGCACTTAAAGGAGACACCGTTGTCTGTGAGGGTGCCCCCTCCGGTTCCCTTGGCTGACCCTTCTGCTAGTGCTCTGCGAAGCATCCTGACGGGCCTCCAGCAGCAGATAATCAAGCAGAGGGAAGAGTACGAGGAACGAATAATCAG CCTGGAGCAGAGAAACGAGGAGCTGGAGGTGGAGGTTGTTCGCCTGAAGACAAATCTGTCGCAGCAGCGCCACTGGTACCAGGTGGTCCAGGCTAAGATTGTGGAGTCTGAGAGGGCCAAAGTTGCTGCAGAGCTCCGTAACGCAACGCTGCAGCGGGAGATGGATCAGTTCTTTGACACCTTCGGTGAGCTCAACAACGAGGCTAAGAAGACAGAATACATCGTCAAGAGTTTTTGA